In Flavobacterium sp. N3904, one DNA window encodes the following:
- a CDS encoding 1-acyl-sn-glycerol-3-phosphate acyltransferase, translating into MRNRLFDLYSFITNNKFLSIGIGFTLLFLLGFFATRISFQENINQLIPSNDASGVTTKVLEQVNFADKITILVSKKKGGTTDDLTEYANAFIDSLNTDCKPFVKKVQGKIEDENIQETYDFVYANLPLFLDQKDYAVIENKLKRDSIAAGVAANYKSLISPTGLISKDFILKDPLGISFIALKKLQQLSVGDDFELQNGFVLTKDRKNLLLFVTPKLETNETDNNTLFIENLEKIKNNLNAKFKGRVGMIYFGATPVAVANATQMKADVKNTSIFAGVTLILILAFFYRSVSTPIIIFIPSLFGALFALACLYFFKGTISAISLGISSILLGETTDYSIYVLTHLRNNKNVKLLYKDITKPLLLCGITTSITFLCLFFIKSEALQDLGIFAALSVVSTSVFSLVLIPILYRTNTKIFVPKPNFIDSLGAYSYHKNKFLLASVFLLLIVSLFTYSKVTFNNDLSALNFMSPELKSAEKQLDHIANNDSKSIYLATYGKSYDEVVANNNSLFKALDKNKNSKEILNFSSIGGIVFAADVQKQKIEEWNTFWNASKKSNLANALIQEGNQFGFKANTFSGFYELINKNFAPIKIEEYLKVKSFFLDEFVTQKNGFYTISTLVKVPGEKRDAFVNAIKKQPNLVVIDRQQTNETFLGTLKTNFEDLVNYSFIAVFFILLFAFRKIELVIVTIIPILISWIFTTGLMGIFGLQFNVVNIIVCTLIFGIGVDYSIFMTSALQKEYTFGKIELPSYRTSILLSVATTILGIGVLIFAKHPALKSISLIAIIGIFSALLITFIIQPLVFAFFVTHRVKKGQAPFEIKRLIHSTLSFIYFGLGGFLLSIVSVVLMTVLPFSKSKKLNVFHFVLSKFMYSVLLTYPSLKRKISNVSNEKFDKPAVIIANHSSFLDILAVGMLSPKIVFLVSDWVYNSPVFGKGVRLAGFYPVSSGVGNGVEHLRDKVEQGFSIMVFPEGSRSDTNLINRFHKGAFYLAEQLELDIVPVIIHGYSEVLPKGDFIINGGQTTVEILDRITPNDLTFGNDYGERTKKLSSFFKAHYKKMRLDLEGPNYFKKMILNSFDYKESEVIKVVKKDLATNLELYHELNIYIDSKAKILHIANDFGQLDILLSLQEPQRKIDSFISNEWNRAVAKTNYILKKRNIHYIENVKELVQKKYNVVLISNNELEINFDEICNLVTTIILLNVNTLKDSILALGFEIEEEILNLIVLKKKIQ; encoded by the coding sequence ATGCGCAACCGTTTATTTGATTTATATTCATTTATTACAAATAATAAATTCCTTTCGATAGGTATTGGCTTTACTTTACTGTTTTTGCTGGGTTTCTTTGCAACCCGTATTTCTTTTCAGGAAAATATAAATCAATTAATACCTTCAAATGATGCGTCTGGTGTAACAACAAAAGTGCTGGAACAAGTCAATTTTGCAGATAAAATTACCATTCTTGTTTCCAAGAAAAAGGGTGGTACTACAGATGATTTAACGGAATATGCCAATGCTTTTATTGATAGTTTGAATACAGATTGCAAGCCGTTTGTAAAAAAGGTGCAAGGCAAAATTGAAGATGAAAATATACAAGAAACCTATGATTTTGTATATGCAAATTTGCCTCTTTTTCTGGATCAAAAAGATTATGCTGTTATTGAGAATAAATTAAAGCGAGATAGTATCGCAGCTGGCGTTGCGGCCAATTATAAGTCGCTAATTTCTCCCACTGGACTTATTTCTAAAGATTTTATCCTAAAAGATCCACTTGGAATTTCTTTTATTGCTTTAAAGAAATTACAGCAACTTAGTGTAGGAGATGACTTTGAATTGCAAAATGGATTTGTTTTAACCAAAGACAGGAAAAATTTACTGCTTTTTGTAACTCCTAAATTGGAAACCAATGAAACAGATAATAATACTTTGTTTATTGAGAATTTGGAAAAAATTAAAAACAACTTAAACGCTAAATTTAAGGGTAGGGTTGGAATGATTTATTTTGGTGCTACTCCGGTTGCTGTTGCCAATGCTACCCAAATGAAAGCTGATGTGAAGAATACATCGATATTTGCCGGTGTAACATTAATTTTGATTTTGGCTTTTTTCTACAGAAGTGTATCCACTCCGATAATTATTTTTATTCCCTCATTGTTTGGGGCATTGTTTGCCCTTGCCTGTTTGTATTTTTTTAAGGGAACTATTTCTGCAATTTCTTTGGGAATAAGTTCCATTTTATTGGGAGAAACTACAGATTATTCTATTTATGTTTTAACGCATTTGCGAAACAACAAAAATGTAAAACTGCTTTATAAAGACATTACTAAGCCATTGTTACTTTGCGGAATTACAACCTCTATCACGTTTTTGTGTTTGTTTTTTATAAAATCGGAAGCTTTGCAGGATTTAGGTATTTTTGCTGCATTGAGTGTGGTTTCCACTTCTGTTTTTTCATTGGTTTTAATTCCAATTTTGTATCGGACAAATACCAAAATATTTGTTCCAAAACCTAATTTCATTGATTCGCTTGGTGCCTATTCCTACCATAAAAATAAATTTTTGCTGGCATCGGTTTTTCTTCTATTAATTGTATCACTTTTTACTTATTCAAAAGTAACTTTTAACAATGATCTTTCGGCCTTGAATTTCATGAGTCCGGAGCTAAAATCGGCTGAAAAACAATTAGATCATATTGCCAATAATGATTCAAAATCTATTTATTTGGCAACTTACGGCAAAAGCTATGATGAAGTCGTAGCCAATAACAATAGCCTTTTTAAAGCTTTAGACAAAAATAAAAATTCAAAGGAAATATTGAATTTTAGTTCAATTGGCGGTATTGTTTTTGCGGCAGACGTTCAAAAACAAAAAATAGAGGAATGGAATACTTTTTGGAACGCTTCAAAAAAATCAAATCTTGCGAATGCCTTAATTCAGGAAGGAAATCAATTTGGTTTTAAAGCCAATACATTTTCGGGTTTTTATGAATTGATTAATAAAAATTTTGCTCCTATAAAAATAGAAGAATACCTTAAAGTAAAATCTTTTTTTCTTGATGAATTTGTAACTCAAAAGAATGGTTTCTACACCATTTCCACCTTGGTAAAAGTGCCTGGTGAAAAAAGAGATGCCTTTGTAAATGCAATAAAAAAGCAGCCCAATCTAGTGGTTATAGACAGACAGCAAACCAACGAAACTTTCTTGGGAACACTAAAAACCAACTTTGAAGATTTGGTAAATTATTCTTTTATTGCTGTATTTTTCATTCTTTTGTTTGCTTTTCGAAAAATAGAATTGGTTATTGTTACTATTATTCCAATCCTAATCAGTTGGATTTTTACAACCGGATTAATGGGAATTTTTGGATTGCAATTTAATGTTGTTAATATCATTGTATGTACATTAATTTTTGGAATAGGAGTAGATTATAGCATCTTTATGACCTCTGCTTTACAAAAGGAATATACTTTTGGAAAAATAGAATTGCCAAGTTACCGTACTTCGATATTGCTTTCGGTGGCTACGACAATTCTTGGGATTGGCGTGCTCATTTTCGCAAAACATCCGGCATTAAAATCTATTTCTTTAATTGCTATAATAGGAATATTTTCGGCTTTGTTGATTACGTTTATCATTCAGCCTTTAGTTTTTGCTTTCTTTGTAACCCATAGGGTCAAGAAAGGGCAAGCTCCTTTTGAAATAAAAAGATTGATTCATTCTACTCTTTCCTTTATTTATTTTGGATTAGGTGGTTTTTTGCTGTCTATTGTAAGTGTAGTTCTTATGACAGTTTTGCCTTTTTCGAAAAGTAAAAAACTGAATGTTTTTCATTTCGTATTATCAAAATTCATGTATTCGGTATTATTGACCTACCCTTCTTTAAAGCGAAAAATAAGTAATGTATCCAACGAAAAATTTGATAAACCAGCTGTCATTATTGCCAATCATAGTTCATTCCTCGATATTTTGGCTGTCGGGATGCTGAGTCCTAAGATTGTATTTTTGGTTAGTGATTGGGTATATAATTCTCCTGTTTTTGGAAAAGGGGTTCGTTTGGCTGGTTTTTACCCTGTGTCAAGCGGAGTTGGTAACGGAGTCGAACATTTGCGGGACAAAGTAGAGCAAGGTTTTTCAATTATGGTATTTCCTGAGGGCAGCCGCTCCGATACCAATTTGATAAACAGATTTCATAAGGGTGCTTTTTATTTGGCCGAACAATTGGAATTGGATATTGTACCAGTTATAATTCATGGTTATTCAGAGGTATTGCCAAAGGGTGATTTTATCATTAACGGTGGACAAACTACGGTTGAAATTTTAGACAGAATTACTCCAAATGATTTGACTTTTGGGAATGACTATGGTGAACGGACAAAGAAATTAAGTTCGTTTTTTAAAGCACATTATAAAAAAATGCGTCTGGATCTGGAAGGACCAAATTATTTCAAAAAAATGATTCTCAATAGTTTTGATTATAAAGAATCTGAAGTGATTAAGGTTGTGAAAAAGGATTTGGCCACAAATTTAGAATTATATCATGAATTGAATATATATATTGATTCTAAAGCCAAAATACTGCATATAGCCAAT